In Deltaproteobacteria bacterium, a single window of DNA contains:
- a CDS encoding RNA-binding protein produces MSKKLFIGGINWNTNEDELRQAFAQFGEISDLKIISERDTGRSRGFGFISFVNSNDANNAINEMNGRKLAGSILKVNEAQEKPTGGNRSFRPGGRQNNNGGRSRDW; encoded by the coding sequence ATGTCTAAGAAACTTTTTATAGGTGGTATTAATTGGAATACTAATGAAGATGAGCTTCGACAAGCCTTTGCACAATTTGGCGAGATTTCTGATTTAAAAATTATTAGTGAACGTGATACAGGCCGTTCACGAGGCTTTGGTTTTATAAGCTTTGTTAATTCTAACGACGCTAATAATGCTATAAATGAAATGAATGGAAGAAAATTGGCTGGTAGTATTTTAAAAGTTAACGAGGCACAAGAAAAACCCACGGGTGGCAATAGGTCTTTTCGACCTGGCGGTAGACAAAACAATAACGGTGGTAGAAGCAGAGATTGGTGA